The genomic stretch GAGCCCCCCCGGCAGAAGGGGACGCTGCGTGCCGAGGACATCCCCGAGATGATTCCCACCAAGTCCCAGATGCTCTGGCAGGTCGCCATCGGCCGGGCGCTCTCCAGCTTCGGAGACGACGAGGAGTACCTGCTGCACGAGGGCGGCTGGCGCGAGGAGTACTTCCACGAGCCGGAGCTGGTGGCCATCCGCCAGCGGTTCCAGGAGCGCCTGCGCGCCCAGCGCAAGGCGGTGGAGGCGCGCAACGCGAGCGCCGAGGTGCCCTACACCGTCCTGCGTCCTGACCGGATTCCCTGTGGCATCACCGTCTGAGCCCTTGGAGACACACGCTCATGCCCAACCTGCTCTCTCGAGGTCTCTTCAGCCTGTTCTTCGGTGGCCGGCGCAAGCCCCTGGCCAGCCTGCCGGGCCCCCCGCCGGGGCTTCTGGGCAACATCGGCGACTTCCTCGGCGCCCAGCCGTGGGACGTCTGCGCCCGCTACGCGCGCACCTACGGCCCCGTCGCCGTCACCTGGCTGGGGCCCAGCCCGGCGCTGGTGCTCAATGCCCCCCCCCTCATCCACGAGGTACTGGAAACGCGCCGGCTGGAGTTCGAGAAGGGCAACATCGGCGACCAGATTCGCCACTCCGCCACGGACGACACGCCCTTCATCGCCCAGCAGGGCGAGGACTGGGCTCGCAAGCACGCCATGGATCCGCTCGCCCAGCCGTGGACTCCCGCCTGGCACGCGGCCCAGGTGGAGCCCCTGCGCGCGGCCATCCTCGAGTCGGTGGAGGCGCTGCTTCAGCAGCCCTCCATCGACCTGACGCCCACGCTGCGCAAGCTGACGTTCGACGCGTTCTGCGTGGCCACGGTGGGCGAGAAGCTGCCCACGTCCGTGTACGACGACTTCATGCTCCTGGCGGCGGCGGCCGACGCGCGCATCCAGGCCAAGCTGCCGTTGAAGTTCGTCTCACCGCCCAAGGGTTTCGCGGATGCGAAGGAGCGCTTCTACGGCCTGCTCCTGGACAAGGTTCGCACGGCCAGGAAGGCCCCGGAGCCGCACCGCGTGGACCTGATGTCGTGGACGCTGCGCGAGATGCCCCAGCTCGATGACGTGGTGCACGCGAACCTGCTCGGCGGGTTCTTCTTCGGCGGCGTGTTCTCCTCGAGCACCACCCTGGTGGGCGCCTTCCATCAGCTGAACAAGTACCCCGCCACCGAGGAGCGGCTGGCGCTGGAGTCCGCCGCGCTGGCGCAGGGGCCGCTCACTCTGGAGCGCCTGAAGGACGCGCCCTGGGGCGAGGCCGTGGCCTACGAGGCCCTGAGAATCCTGCCCGCGGTGCGCATCTTCCTGCGCCGCACGCCGCTCACGCCGACGCGGTTGGCGGAAGTCACGCTGCCGCCGGGCACGACGCTCATGATTTCCAACCAGCACCTGCACCGGGACCCGAGCCACTGGACGAACCCGGAGACGTTCGCCCCGGAGCGCTGGCTCGACGGGGGCGCGGCCCGGAATCCGCTCGGCAGCGGCCACTTCTTCCCCTTCGGCCGGGGTCCTCGCGCCTGCGTGGCCGGGGACTTCGCCATGGTGTTCCTGCGCACGGCCCTGGCCACCCTCTCCGCCCACGCGCGCGTCCACGTCGACTCGATGGAGCCCTTCGAGGAGGGCTTCTTCTTCGGCGTGGTGCGGCCCCAGGGTGTCACGGGCAAGCTCGTCCCGCGCCAGAGGCAAACCCTTCACCCTCCCACGGGAGCCCATCCCACCGCCGCAGTGGAATCCGCATGACCTTGTTCCGACATCCCCGAGACCGCATCCCCGTCCTGCTCTTCACCCTGGTGTTCGCCCTGGACCTGACGGTCTTCTTCACGGCGCGAAGCTGGTGGTTCCCCATCCTCTGGCTCGCCCTGGGAGTGATTCCCAAGGGGTGGATCAGCGCGTGGAACCACCACCACCAGCATGTGCCCATGTTCCGTCATGCGCTGCCCAACCGACTCCTGGAGGTCATCTTCGGCTTCCAGACGGGCGTGACGTCCCATGCGTGGTTCCTGCACCACGTGCTGGGCCACCACCGCAACTACCTGGACCAGGCCCAGGACGAATCGGGGTGGAAGCGCCGCGACGGGTCCACCATGGGCGAGATGGAATACTCCGTCTTCAACACGCTCGTCGCCTATCCCCGCGCCTTCCGCGTGGGCCGCTCACATCCCAAGGCGATGCGCGTCTTCCTGACCATGGGCGCGCTCCAGGTGGCACTGCTCGGCGTGCTGTTCTGGCACGACTGGTACAACGCCCTCTGGGTGTTCCTGCTGCCCATGGCGGTGTCGCTCTACGTCACCGTCTGGGCCACCTACTTCCACCACGTGGGGCTGGAAGCGACGGAGCACACCCACGCCTCGTACAACATCCTGCACAAGGGCTACAACCTGATGACCGGCAACCTGGGCTACCACACCGCGCACCACGCGAAGCACGGGCTGCACTGGTCTCAACTGCCCGAGCTTCACGCGCAGCTCGCCCAGGCCATACCGGCCACGCACTACCGGCAGCCGGGCATCCCCTTCGTGTGGACCAACCCGGAGGCGAAAATCGAGCCGGCCGAGGCGGAGTTCGGCGCCATCCCCCAATGATAGGCTGACGCCGGACGTGGTGTACGAGGTGCGAGCGAGCGAGGCGCACCGGCCGAGGCGACAACGCCCCTGACTCAGGGGGGGCACCCAGGAGCCCGCGCGCACCGTCCTGGCACGGGTGCTCAACAGTGCCAACCGGCGCACCGTGTGGACCCTGAGTGGGCAGGGGGCGAAAGCCGGATACCTGCTCTCTCCACCGGGTCTTTCGCCTCGCTGGCGGCACGCCACCGCCCCCTACACCTGCGCCCAGCGAGAATGTCCCCGCTCCGAAACGAAGCGCTTCGGGCGGGTGACCGCGTCTCTCAGCACGCATCGTCAGGCCGAGGGGCACAGACTTGGTCCACGCCCACAACTCCAGGCCTACCGCTGTGCCTACTCCACGTTCGGTCGCTGCGTCATGGTTGCGTCGAGACTGAGCCAGGACGCGCGTCAAGGCGAGTGAGCGAGGCGCGCACTGCCTTCGAGTTCATTGGCCGGCAAGGCGGGAAGTCACCATGGCGCGGGAGAGCCTTCAGGTTTGGGCGCCTGGTGGAGTTGCCCCCGTCAAATCGGACAGCTCAGGGTTGAGATTTCGCAGTGCGGAACTCGCGGGGTGACTTCATCGTGAGCCCTGGGTGCGGATGGAGGCGCCTTGGCGGTGCCCGGACCGAAGCGGGCATCGAGCGTCTCGGCCATTGGAGCGCGGGTGATACCCAACTCCCGGAAATGGGGGCTGATTCGAACACTCGTCCCAGTCCGCCGGAATTATTCAACCAACCCGGTCAGTCGCCCCCCCTCGACGCGTGCTTGCACATCATCAGGTAAACGCCAACAAGCATGCTGGGCGGAAACAAAACGATATCGGCTCAGATAATTCTTTCCGGATGCGCGCGGGCCCCTTGCCGGTCACCGGGTGCTTGAGCGACGCCAGCACGGACACTCGTTATTTTCTAGCATATCTGGAATATCTCGATTCGATGAGGCTATTGTCACGCCCCCTGAGGCCAATAACTCGCGGCGGTTCCACTGACTGCCTGGGCGGGCCACAGACCGTGACAAAGCGAGCCGCAGTATTCACGACCTCTCCCCATCCCCACTGGAGGTTTTGATGTCTCCCGAGTCCCGCAACCCTCGCCAATTCTCCCGGCGCTCCCTTCTGCGTGCCGGCAGCGTCGCGGCCGGCTTCGCCGCCTTCGGCGGGTCTGGCCTGCTGATTGGCACCGCCCACGCCGCAGAGACAATCATCAACCCATTCTCTGGCTACTCAATCTCGGATGGGTGGTGGGACCACGTCAACCGCGGCTCCCTGGGCGGCATCGACTACGTGATGGGCGTTGGTACGCCGCTCCCGGCCTGCGCGTCGGGTCAGCTCCGCATCGACTGGAACAACGGCACGGGCGGCTACACCGCGACCATCGTGATGGCCAACGGCATGAGGAGCCAGTACCTCCACCTGTCCGGATTCAACGGCGGCGAGCGCTACGTTCAACAGGGAGAAATCGTCGGGTACTCCGGAGGCGCTGCGGGTGCACCCGGCTCCGGGTCCTCGACGGGTCCGCATCTGCACTGGCATCTGGTGACCGCCGGCGGCACCCGGGTGAACCCGCTCGACTACGTCGGCGCCGGCAGCGGCGGCACCGGGGGCGGTCTGCCGCTGGAGGACCGGCGCCTCGGGCATCTCGGCACCGCGGGGGGCTGGGCCCACATGCTCAGCAACCTCGTGCTGCCGGGCAACACGACCTACGGGGCGTTCTCGCCGGGCCCTGGACAGTCGCCGCGTGCCATGGCGAACGTCGACGGCGTGATGATGCTTGTATATGCCGGCAGCAACGGCTGGACCACGATGAGCAGTGGCCTGGCGATGGACCCGGGGGCTCCGCTCAACGTGCTGCGGACCCCGGCCAATCCATCGCCCCAAATCTTTACCCTCGAGGACGGACGGCTCTGGCACACCTTCGACGGCAATGGCTGGAAGAAGTTCCCGTCGTCCGTGACGGTGTCGGGCAACTGCACCTTCTCGATGACGGCCAATGGGACGGACCTTCATGGCCTGTTCAACGACAACGGCCGGCTGTTCCATGTCTGGGCTGACGGTTCCGGCTGGCACAAGGGTGACACCCAGGTGGACCTGCAGCCCG from Myxococcus xanthus encodes the following:
- a CDS encoding cytochrome P450, translated to MPNLLSRGLFSLFFGGRRKPLASLPGPPPGLLGNIGDFLGAQPWDVCARYARTYGPVAVTWLGPSPALVLNAPPLIHEVLETRRLEFEKGNIGDQIRHSATDDTPFIAQQGEDWARKHAMDPLAQPWTPAWHAAQVEPLRAAILESVEALLQQPSIDLTPTLRKLTFDAFCVATVGEKLPTSVYDDFMLLAAAADARIQAKLPLKFVSPPKGFADAKERFYGLLLDKVRTARKAPEPHRVDLMSWTLREMPQLDDVVHANLLGGFFFGGVFSSSTTLVGAFHQLNKYPATEERLALESAALAQGPLTLERLKDAPWGEAVAYEALRILPAVRIFLRRTPLTPTRLAEVTLPPGTTLMISNQHLHRDPSHWTNPETFAPERWLDGGAARNPLGSGHFFPFGRGPRACVAGDFAMVFLRTALATLSAHARVHVDSMEPFEEGFFFGVVRPQGVTGKLVPRQRQTLHPPTGAHPTAAVESA
- a CDS encoding fatty acid desaturase family protein, translated to MTLFRHPRDRIPVLLFTLVFALDLTVFFTARSWWFPILWLALGVIPKGWISAWNHHHQHVPMFRHALPNRLLEVIFGFQTGVTSHAWFLHHVLGHHRNYLDQAQDESGWKRRDGSTMGEMEYSVFNTLVAYPRAFRVGRSHPKAMRVFLTMGALQVALLGVLFWHDWYNALWVFLLPMAVSLYVTVWATYFHHVGLEATEHTHASYNILHKGYNLMTGNLGYHTAHHAKHGLHWSQLPELHAQLAQAIPATHYRQPGIPFVWTNPEAKIEPAEAEFGAIPQ
- a CDS encoding M23 family metallopeptidase — its product is MSPESRNPRQFSRRSLLRAGSVAAGFAAFGGSGLLIGTAHAAETIINPFSGYSISDGWWDHVNRGSLGGIDYVMGVGTPLPACASGQLRIDWNNGTGGYTATIVMANGMRSQYLHLSGFNGGERYVQQGEIVGYSGGAAGAPGSGSSTGPHLHWHLVTAGGTRVNPLDYVGAGSGGTGGGLPLEDRRLGHLGTAGGWAHMLSNLVLPGNTTYGAFSPGPGQSPRAMANVDGVMMLVYAGSNGWTTMSSGLAMDPGAPLNVLRTPANPSPQIFTLEDGRLWHTFDGNGWKKFPSSVTVSGNCTFSMTANGTDLHGLFNDNGRLFHVWADGSGWHKGDTQVDLQPGADLVAVIQPDGSLQGLSLEFSRVHHIFGANGRWNRIPTTASLPTGTPIAGRAAYGWPQLVANHNGAITHVWGTSSGWMCVPTGQSTNAGRRLSLVPDVASSPLVGLTL